A genome region from Nodosilinea sp. FACHB-141 includes the following:
- a CDS encoding alpha/beta hydrolase yields MQQFWQAVNQLSSLSLALGQRFGQSATALTLVATSMTGLAITAPQASAAEDIQITYGSLDAPPISVSDLESFATTGIPSRDLQLLLNVLRIEEDQARQALTQNVLVEVDTLREMSDTFAGQLFWRLLATTVTFSDNDTPGWELLRNAVLDTADTGQLTLIDVLRTIEATTLQVDGRRVMAIASQIDLERAGSLASILLGK; encoded by the coding sequence ATGCAACAATTCTGGCAGGCCGTTAATCAACTGTCTTCACTATCCCTAGCGCTAGGGCAGCGCTTTGGGCAAAGTGCCACTGCGCTGACTCTAGTGGCGACCTCTATGACCGGGCTGGCTATAACCGCACCTCAGGCCAGCGCGGCAGAAGATATTCAAATTACCTACGGGTCACTAGACGCGCCGCCCATTTCGGTCAGCGATTTAGAATCCTTCGCCACTACAGGGATTCCTAGCCGCGACCTACAGCTGCTGCTCAATGTGCTCCGCATTGAGGAAGACCAAGCTCGCCAAGCGCTGACCCAGAACGTGCTGGTAGAGGTAGATACCCTGCGAGAAATGTCGGATACCTTTGCCGGGCAGCTTTTCTGGCGGCTACTGGCCACGACCGTTACCTTTTCTGACAACGACACCCCTGGGTGGGAGCTGCTGCGCAACGCCGTTTTAGACACGGCTGACACTGGCCAGCTCACCCTGATCGACGTACTTCGCACCATTGAGGCGACGACATTACAGGTTGATGGTCGGCGAGTGATGGCGATCGCATCTCAAATCGATCTCGAAAGGGCAGGTAGCTTAGCCTCCATCCTCCTAGGCAAGTAG
- a CDS encoding DUF29 domain-containing protein, with protein sequence MSTFKINSTPTGQAEAVDNLYAADFYAWTQVQAELLRHQAWSQLDLPNLIEEIESLGKQQRQELRNRLSILIGHLLKWHYQPQGRSRSWLATLRIQRLDIADLLDDNPSLKPYLTEALGKAYLKGIELASGETNLPIRTFPSQCSYSLTEILDAKFFPGEPSELIAEDN encoded by the coding sequence ATGTCTACATTCAAAATCAACTCAACTCCTACAGGTCAGGCTGAGGCTGTCGACAATCTCTACGCCGCAGACTTCTACGCCTGGACTCAAGTCCAAGCAGAGCTGCTTCGCCATCAGGCTTGGAGCCAGCTCGACCTACCCAATTTAATTGAGGAAATCGAATCCTTGGGCAAGCAGCAGCGCCAGGAACTTCGCAACCGCCTCAGCATCCTGATTGGGCACCTATTGAAATGGCACTACCAGCCCCAGGGACGCAGTCGCAGTTGGCTGGCCACCTTACGCATTCAACGGCTCGATATTGCTGACTTGCTCGACGATAACCCCAGCCTCAAACCTTATCTAACTGAAGCTCTTGGCAAAGCCTATCTTAAGGGGATTGAACTTGCCTCGGGTGAAACCAACCTGCCAATCCGCACCTTTCCGTCTCAGTGCTCCTACAGCCTGACCGAAATACTGGACGCTAAGTTCTTCCCCGGTGAACCCAGCGAACTGATCGCTGAGGACAACTAG
- the bchL gene encoding ferredoxin:protochlorophyllide reductase (ATP-dependent) iron-sulfur ATP-binding protein produces MDHQTLKLSVYGKGGIGKSTTSCNISVALAKRGRKVLQIGCDPKHDSTFTLTGFLIPTIIDTLQEKDFHYENVWADDVIYKGYGGVHCVEAGGPPAGAGCGGYVVGETVKLLKELNAFDEYDVILFDVLGDVVCGGFAAPLNYSDYCLIVTDNGFDALFAANRIAASVREKARTHPLRLAGLIGNRTSKRDLIDKYIEHVPMPVLEILPLIEDIRISRVKGKTVFEMAETDPALDPVCQYYLNIADQILARPEGVVPKDAADRELFSLLSDFYLNPPEGAPQQEKEEMDLMMV; encoded by the coding sequence ATGGATCACCAGACATTAAAGCTTTCTGTGTACGGGAAAGGGGGCATTGGTAAGTCCACCACCAGCTGCAACATCTCGGTGGCCCTGGCCAAGCGGGGCCGCAAAGTCTTGCAGATTGGCTGTGACCCCAAGCACGACAGCACCTTTACCCTGACCGGGTTTCTGATTCCCACCATCATCGACACCCTGCAAGAAAAGGACTTCCACTACGAAAACGTGTGGGCCGACGATGTGATCTATAAGGGCTACGGCGGCGTGCACTGCGTTGAGGCAGGCGGTCCTCCCGCTGGTGCAGGCTGTGGCGGCTACGTGGTAGGCGAAACCGTGAAGCTGTTGAAGGAACTCAACGCCTTCGACGAGTACGACGTGATTCTCTTCGATGTGCTGGGTGACGTGGTCTGCGGCGGCTTTGCGGCCCCGCTCAACTATTCTGACTACTGCCTGATCGTGACTGACAACGGTTTTGACGCGCTGTTTGCCGCCAACCGCATCGCCGCCTCGGTGCGTGAAAAAGCCCGCACTCACCCCCTGCGCCTGGCAGGGCTGATCGGCAACCGCACCTCAAAGCGCGACCTGATCGATAAGTACATCGAGCACGTGCCCATGCCGGTGCTGGAGATTTTGCCCCTGATCGAAGACATTCGCATCTCGCGGGTGAAGGGCAAGACGGTGTTTGAAATGGCCGAAACCGACCCTGCTCTAGATCCGGTCTGTCAGTACTACCTGAACATTGCCGACCAGATCTTGGCCCGTCCCGAAGGCGTAGTGCCCAAGGACGCCGCCGATCGCGAGCTGTTTAGCCTGCTGTCTGACTTCTATTTGAATCCACCTGAGGGCGCACCTCAGCAAGAGAAGGAGGAGATGGATCTGATGATGGTTTAG
- a CDS encoding DUF5331 domain-containing protein, which translates to MAFFENFTQVIRQKWLDYVQSNRAWLTLQMQQTSVRTPDGGRRPSSFLVLGVVNALEPKLSNLMVPFYKLNSDEDALVEVLGLNFDPEMVLDNPDHTQTIEANDEQPLLPDSPDM; encoded by the coding sequence ATGGCCTTCTTCGAGAACTTTACCCAAGTCATTCGCCAAAAGTGGTTAGATTACGTGCAATCTAACCGGGCCTGGTTGACGCTGCAAATGCAGCAGACCTCAGTGCGGACTCCAGATGGCGGTCGCCGGCCATCCTCCTTTTTGGTGCTGGGGGTGGTGAATGCTCTAGAACCCAAGCTGTCGAACTTGATGGTGCCCTTCTACAAGCTCAACTCTGACGAGGACGCGCTGGTAGAAGTGCTGGGGCTCAACTTTGACCCCGAGATGGTGTTAGATAACCCCGATCACACCCAAACCATCGAGGCCAACGACGAGCAACCGCTGTTGCCCGATAGCCCAGATATGTAA
- a CDS encoding DUF5331 domain-containing protein, with the protein MNSKQLRRSLKIKWLTYYRDNREWIDKLGIWVTSNGQRRPSSGFILGALATLEPDLTNLLPLVVDLSSNPDRIISALGLDISPVKELAALEKAHKMLPGSAQAKVSLASAELLTIDAPPPLSPAYDDEACSGAGGREDDRPRP; encoded by the coding sequence GTGAACAGCAAACAACTGCGGCGATCGCTCAAAATCAAGTGGTTAACCTACTACCGCGACAACCGCGAGTGGATCGACAAATTGGGCATTTGGGTAACGAGTAACGGGCAGCGGCGGCCTTCGTCGGGCTTTATTTTGGGAGCATTGGCCACCCTGGAACCTGACTTGACCAACCTGCTACCCCTGGTGGTGGATTTAAGCAGCAACCCCGATCGCATTATTTCTGCCCTGGGTTTAGATATCAGCCCGGTGAAGGAGCTAGCAGCGCTAGAAAAGGCACACAAGATGTTGCCCGGTAGCGCTCAGGCCAAGGTTTCTCTGGCTTCAGCCGAGCTATTGACCATCGACGCTCCGCCACCGCTCTCCCCCGCCTACGATGACGAAGCCTGCTCAGGTGCAGGCGGCAGGGAGGATGATCGACCCAGGCCATAA